The Bacteroidota bacterium DNA window AAAATCCGACCGGACCAACAACAGGCTCAAGCAGAGTCCGTCGTGGTGGTGGTTGGTATAGCAGTGGTAGTGATTGTAGAGTATATAGTCGTGGTGGTTCTAATCCGAATTTTAGCTCCAGAACAGTAGGTTTTCGTATAGTTTTACCATAATGCAAAAGGTATTGCCGGATAACTTCAACTGAAAAATTAAAATTCAAGGCTCCCAAGTTTTTAAATTGAGAGTCTATATGCTTTGGATGACTGGCTTTATGGATAAGTATAATAAAGAAATTAACATTTTCCAGTAAGTTCTACTTAACAAACATAAGCGAAGTACTTATTTCACTTTTTAATAGTTTAATTTCATTTGCTCGAAAAAGTGAATTTAGGATAGCTTGTTTTTGGTTCAATAAGAAGAAACATAAATCCGCTTCCAATGTTTTTGATTGCTGCAAACTTGCAAAGTCGATATGTTTGTTTTTTGCTTTTGTTGAATGAATAGCATAATCTACCTTGTTTCTTTCCAAACTTTCTATTGCTTCATTTCGCTTGATTTCGGATTTTTGCTTTTGTTCCGGTTTTTTGGCTTTGCCTTGAACAATTATAATTTTTGCATTGTTAAATTTTCCGAAAAAGTTTGCCCAGGATACTTTTTCTTTATTTTCGCAATTGAAGTTTAGCGGTATTATAACATTTTTATAAAAATTCTTTTCAGATAACTTGTTTTTAATAACAATAACCGGCTGCTGAGAACTTTTGATAATCTGACCTACAGTTTCAATATTGTATTGGGTGCTAATATGGTTTTTATTGTATCCAATTATTAAAAAAAGTGCATCAACTTTTTTGGCAATTTGTAGAATCGTTTCGTCCAACTTTCCTTCCAGAGCAAAATAAAAAGTCTTTACGAAAAACTGATTGTTTATGTCTGTTGCGTAATCGTGCAATTCGGCTCTAATATTTGAAATGTTCTCTGAAATTTTGGCAGAGGTTTTATTTTTTACAAATAGAATGTTCAAATCTGCATCAAAAATCTTCGCCAGCAATGCTGAATGTTCAACTGCATAGCGGCTTATTTTCGAGAAATCGGTCAATACTAATATTTGCTTTTTTTTTGTTTTCAAAATGATTGATGAAAATTAGAATTTTGAATTGTTTTTAATTATTCGTTCAGATTAAATTTAAAAGGAAAAATGTTTTAGAATATTCCACCAATTATATGATCTTCAGGGAGAAATCCCCAGTGTCGCGAATCGTTTGCATTGTCGCGATTATCATCCAAAACAAAATAGTAGTTTTTTTTGAAAGTATATGTCTGGGTTTCAGAATTATTGATGAATATTTTGTTCTGCTTAATTTCAAAGAAATTTGATTCATAAATCTCAATTATTTTTTTGTATAAATATATGTTTTTATGGTTTAGACTGACTGTTGCTCCTTTTTTAGGAATACTTACAGCTCCAAAATAATCTTTATTCCAATGAAAATATCCACTTTGCGGAAATATTGTATTAAAGCCATTTCCTTTGATTACTTCCTTTTTTCGAAGGTTCATAATATATGGTTCGGTTTTCAGTTTCTGGGCATTTTTTTTGGTTAAAGGCAAATCGTAAACGCCAATTTCTGCTACCAAATTTATTTGAGTGATTCCGTATTTTCTGATTGTTTCAGTTGTAAAAAGCATTGAGTCGCAGCCATTTGTAGTTATTCTATAATTGTGCTGAATATTTACAGGATTTTCAATTTCTTTTTGGTTTATGAAAACCTTTTTGTTTTGTATCTGTAAATTATCGCCTGGCAGACCTACACATCTTTTTACTAAAATTGGCTTTTTATCAATAGGAAGGTCGTTTAATCCTGGAGTATTGAAAGCTATCAAATGGTTATGATTTATTCCCGAAAATTTGGGTATTCTAAAATATGGCAATTGAATAAGTGGAGAATATAAATTCGAAAAAAACGGTACTGAAAGTAATGTTATTGGGAATCTAATTCCAAATTTAGTTTTGTTGATATACACTAACTCATCTTCTACAATGGTTTTCTCCATCATTTTTGAGTCCATTTTGTGTATTTCTACTACAAAAGTTCGTATCAAAATCAATAAAACCAAAAGAATTAATAGAAATTTTATTACGCGAATTGTTTTTTTCACAAATTTGGGAGATTCAATTATTTACAATTTTGTATCATGCCAGGAATAGATAACTTATTTAATGGATTGATTTTTAACTATGATTGTGATAGAACTTGAACGTTCCGGATATGCCCAGAAAGGGAAATTGCCTACTGAAGTTTTATATTTATTACTTTGCTTTATTTACCGATTCGCTTTATTAAAAAGCTCCAAAACCCTTACTGGGTATAGGTTTTGTTGTAGCTTGTTTTTTATTTTAATTCTTTATTATATTTTCGGCCAGAATAATGACCTATATAATAAAAGATTAAAAATGGAATCATTATAAATCCTGAATATTTCTCAAAGAAGTCAAAATAAATTAATGCTAGTGAGACTGCTGATATTAGAATTATCATTAAAATGTCAAATATTTTATTTCGCATATTAGATTTTATTTAATAGTATGTTTTACTTTAATTATTAAGTTGATTCGCTTAGTAGTATTTTTTTAATTATTTTATTTTCGTTTAAATATCTATTGACATTAACGTTAGAAAGAGTTCCTTTTTTTGGTTTTTTAATGAGCTACAACATTACAATAAAGCTTAAATATCTAAATATATATTTATCAAAAATCTATATATCTCTTTTGATTTAGATACTACTTTCAAGCCAAAAATCTTACAGCCAAAAAATCTAATTTACAGAATTAAAAAGTCGGTTCCATCTAATCTTTCCACCGAAAAGACTTTTATCCTTATCCAGCGAAAGCCAAATAAAAACAGCTTTACCTACTATATGATCGTCTGGGACAAAACCCCAAAATCTGCTGTCTGCAGAATTGTGCCGATTGTCTCCCATCATCCAATAATAGTCCATTTTAAAAGTATATTTATCAATTTCTTCACCATTAATAAATATTTTGTTTGCTTTGGTTTCAAGATCATTTTCTTCGTAAACATCAATTAATCTTTTGTAAAGAGGCAAGTTGTTCATATCCAAGTCAATAGTAACTCCTCTTTTTGGGATAACAAGAGGTCCGAAAAAATCAACATTCCAATTGTATTTTTTGCTAAGAGGGAAAATATCCTTGTCTCCTTTTCCTTTCTTTAGTGGGTATTTTTCTACTTTGACAACGTTTGAGAGGCTTTTTATTTTTTGAACTTTATCTTCTGTCAAAGGTATAGCATAGAGCCCATGTCCTGCAATATTTATATCATCTTTGGCAATACCAATTTTGCTGAAATTTCTTTCCGAAATAGATGAACCATTAGTGTAAACATAATACATAAATTGTTTGTTCGCTATATTTTCTTGTAATTCTGAGTTGATAAAGACATCGCCATTTTCGATGTATAAAGTGTCGCCCGGAATTGCAACACATCGTTTAATATAATTTTCTCGCTTATCAACCGGTCGATAAACAATTTCTCCAAATTTAGCTTCATTTCGGTAAACCTCTTTTCGCCCAAATTCTTTTAATAAACTATAGTAGCTTTGGTTCGACTGAAATACGGTTGATACAGTATCGCCTTCAGGATAATTAAAGACCACAGCATCGTTTCTTTCCACTTTACCAAATCCTGCCAAACGATGATAAGGCCAACTAACGATTTCTGAAAAAGATTTAGTGTGTTTTGTGAAAGGAAGTGTGTGATGAACAAATGGAAAAGCTACCGGCGAGTTCGGTACTTTGGGCCCGTAGCTCACTTTGCTTACGAAAAGATAGTCGCCAACCATAAGTGATTTTTCCATTGAGGGAGTGGGAATGGTGTAGGCTTCAATAAAGAATATTCTAATTATTGAGGCGGCAACTACTGCAAAAACTATAGCATCGATCCATTCTACAGCTACATTTTTTTTCTTTTCGTTGCGTTTGTTCCAGAATGCCCAATTTATTTTTTTGCTTACATAAATATCGAATAAAATCGGAATTCCTAACATTAACCAAAAGTTTGTAAGCCAAACAATCCACAACAAATATATTGACAAAGCTATACCAAGTTTCAGCCATTTGTTTTTTGCTATTTTGCTATATTTTTCGTTTTCAATTTTCACTACTGTGGAACCACTCAATTTGTTGTGCAATAGATTTGAAATTCCTGAAGTAGATTTTGAACTGAAAAGCATTAAAATAATCGAAAAAATCCCAAGTAAAAATTTTGTAGAAGTTCTGATTATTATATTTAGAAAACTTATTGGATTTGAATTATCGCTGGAACTACGAACAGCCATTTGCCGCAAAGATTTTCCAATTGTGTTTTTGTTGAAAAGAAGCAGGAATGTTTCATAAATGAAAAATGAAACTATGTAAACAACTAATTTTAGCCATCCAGGGAAAGTAAAATTAGGAAATGCGATATAACTTATTACTGATAATATTAATATTAATAACAAACTATCGATGAAAAATGCGGTTGAGCTATCCGAAATATTTGCCGATTCAAATTTCTTTTTCTTTGAAGTGATTGTTGATTTTCTTTTATTCATTTTACTCAGTATAATTAAAGTTTTAATAAATCTTCCATGCCAAATATTCCTGTTTTCCCGGCAGTAAATTCGGCTGCTAAAATTGCACCAAGAGCAAAACCTTTTCTATTTTTAGCCTCATGTTTCAATTGTATGCTATCAACGTGCGAATCATATTTAATTGTATGTTCTCCTGTAACATTTTCCAGCCTGAATGATTTGATATTAATTTGATTGTCCTCAGTTCCTTCGCTTGTCCACGATTTTTTTCGGTCAATTTCTGAAACAATTTTGTTTGCCAAAGTTATGGCAGTTCCGCTCGGAGCATCAAGCTTTTCGGTGTGATGAGTTTCTTCTATGCTAACATCATAGTTCTCGAAACCATCCATAATTTTTGCAAGTTTTTTATTAAGTTCGAAAAAAATATTTACTCCAAGGCTGAAATTTGATGCGTAAAAAAAAGTCTTTTCGTTTTCTATGCAAAAAGTTTTTAGTTTGTCGTAATTCGATAGCCAACCTGTTGTTCCTGAAACTACCGGTACATTTGCTTCGAAGCATTTCATATAATTGTCGAAAGCCGATTTTGGATTTGTAAATTCAATGGCAACATCAGAATTCTTTATAATGTCTTTATTGAGATTATTCAAATTGTCAAAATCAATTTTTGCAACAATTTTGTGATTTCTTTCAAGGGCAAGTTTCTCAATTTCTTTGCCCATTTTGCCGTAGCCAATTATTGCAATATTCATAATATCAATTATTTAGTTGTTTGAAATGTATTGCCTTTTTCGATTATCAAATTGTTTGACTGAATTTTAGAGAGTTATCTAAAATTAGCTATCCAGATTAGAACATTTCTTTGTCGAAATCTTTGATCAAAAAAAAAGGAAGTTCACACTTCCTTTTATTTTAGTTTTATTTTGGATATAATGAATCATTAAAAATATTTCAAACTTAATTTGTTTGCGATTCACTAATTATTTCACAAGATTCACAATTGCTTCAAAGGCTTTTGGATGGTTCATTGCCAAATCAGCAAGTGTTTTTCTGCTTAGTTCAACATTATTTTTATGAATTTTACCCATAAATTCTGAATACGAAAGTCCATGCAATCTGGCTGCTGCATTTATTCTCTGAATCCACAATCCTCTGAAATTTCTCTTTTTGGTTTTTCTATCTCTATATGCATACTGCAGTCCTTTTTCGTATGCGTTTTTGGCTACTGTCCAAACATTTTTTCTTCTTCCGAAGTAACCTTTTGTTTTTTTAAGTATTCTTTTTCTTCTGTGCTTTGATGCTACTGAATTTACCGATCTTGGCATAATAAACTGTTTTATGAATGATTAGCGGAAACAATCTTTAGTTTCTCTTTACAGCTAATTCACTCTGGTTTTAACTTAATTATTTAATACAAAATTTTAGATTATTTCATGGCTAAGCATTGCTTAATATTATTAAGGTCAGCCTTATCTACTATTGTGAAATAAGTAAGATTTCTCTTTCTTTTTTTAGATTTTTTCGTTAGGATATGACTTTTATAAGCATGTTTTCGCTTTATTTTTCCTGTGCCGGTAATCGAAAATCTTTTCTTTGCACCGGCTAATGTCTTCATCTTTGGCATAATAAATTCTATTTTGAGCTTATAGCGGAACCTTATAATTATCAATTAAAACTGTTCTCTTTCGGCTAATTCGCTCCGGTTTGTATAAATTAATTTTTATTTGGATTATTCTGTATATAAATGTATTAAGGTTGAAATCCGATAATCTGAATATTTATTTCTTTTTAGCTTTCGGAGAAATAAACATTATCATTTTTTTTCCTTCAAGTTTAGGTAGTTGTTCTACTTTTCCGTACTCTTCAAGTTCCTGGGCGAGGCGCAACAGAATTATTTCTCCTTGCTCTTTAAAAACTATTGATCTTCCTCTGAAGAAAACAAAGGCTTTAACTTTTGAGCCTTCTTCAAGAAATTTTACGGCATGTTTCAATTTGAAATTAAAATCGTGTTCATCGGTATTGGGCCCAAATCTAATTTCTTTGACAGTAACTTTACTGGTTTTTGCTTTGATTTCTTTTTGTTTCTTTTTTTGCTGATATAGAAACTTCTGATAATCAATTACTTTGCAGACCGGAGGATTTGCTTTTGGCGAAATTTCAACCAAGTCTAAATCTAAATCGTCTGCAATTTTTATTGCTTCTCTTAACGAAAAAATTCCAGGATTATCAATATTGTCTCCAACAATTCTAACAACCGGTGCTTTAATTTTGTCGTTTATCAAAAACTTCGATTTCTGTTCCGGAAATCTGTTTTGTCCCCTATTAAATCTCTTAACTGCTATTTTAAAATCCTCCTATACTTTAGTTATAAAATGTATTTTCTATTAATCTTCAATAGGTTTAAGTTGCTTTTCAACTTCCGTTTTTATTAATTCAGCAAATTCTTCAATCTTAAATACTCCTTTAACACCTTCGCCTTGTCTTCTTACTGACACAGTCAGGCTTTTTTCTTCATTTTCGCCTACAATTAACAAATAAGGAATACGGCGTAACTCACTATCTCTTATCTTTTTACCTATCTTTTCATTACGCTCATCAATAATGCCGCGAATATCGTAATTATTTAGAACTTCCAAAACTTTTTTTGAATATTCGTTATATTTTTCACTTATAGGCAGCAAAATGAACTGCTCGGGAGTCAGCCACAGCGGAAATTTTCCTTTTGTGTGTTCAATCAAAACTGCAACAAATCGTTCCATAGAACCAAATGGAGCTCTGTGAATCATTACGGGTTGGTGCTTTTGATTGTCATTCCCTGTATATTCTAAATTGAACCTTTCCGGCAGATTATAATCAACCTGAATTGTTCCGAGCTGCCAACTTCTGCCAAGTGCATCTTTAATCATAAAATCGAGTTTCGGACCATAAAATGCAGCTTCGCCAATCTCAATAACAGTATTTAAGCCTTTCTCTTCGCAGGCTTCCATTATTGCTTTTTCGGCTTTTTCCCAGTTAGAATTGCTTCCAATATATTTCTCAGAATTATTTGGGTCTCGTAGCGATATTTGGGTTGTAAAATCTTCAAAATCTAATGTTTTGAAAATGTATAATACAATATTAATTACCTTAATAAATTCGTCTTTTAGCTGGTCGGGGCGGCAAAAAATGTGTGCATCGTCCTGAGTAAATCCTCTTACTCTGGTTAGACCGTGAAGTTCGCCGCTTTGTTCATATCTGTAAACAGTTCCAAATTCTGCATACCTAATAGGCAATTCTTTGTAAGAGTGCGGTTTAGCTTTGTACAATTCGCAGTGATGCGGGCAGTTCATTGGTTTTAGCAAAAATTCTTCTCCTTCGGCAGGAGTCGAAATTGGCTGAAACGAATCTTTTCCATATTTCTCGTAATGCCCGGAAGTTATATATAGTTCTTTTCGTCCTATATGAGGGCAAATCACAGGTTCGTAGCCATGAGCTTTTTGTGCTTTTTTAAGGAAATTTTCTAATCGTTCGCGAAGCATTGCACCTTTTGGCAACCAAAGAGGTAATCCTTGTCCTACGTTTTGCGAAAAAGTGAAAAGTTCTAATTCTTTACCAATTTTACGATGATCTCGTTCTTTAGCTTCTTCAAGCATCACGAGATATTCGTCCAGAAATTTTTTCTTCGGAAACGAAATCCCATAAACTCTGGTAAGTTGTTTTCTGTTTTCGTCTCCACGCCAATAAGCACCGGCTATACTTGTAAGCTTCACAGCTTTTATGAATCCTGTATTTGGCAGATGCGGACCTCTACACAAATCGGTAAAATTTCCTTGCGTATAAAGGCTTATGGTTCCATCTTCGAGTTCGCTGATTAGCTCAACTTTATACTCATCACCTTTTTCTTCAAAATAATCTAATGCCTCTTTTTTCGAAATTTCTTTACGAATATATTCTTGCTTCTGTCTTGCAAGTTCGAGCATTTTATTTTCAATTTTCGCAAAATCGTTGTCCGAAATTGTATTTTCTCCAAGATCTACATCATAATAAAAACCTCTGTCGATAGTTGGTCCGATGGCTAATTTTACTCCCGGGAAGTAATGTTCCAAAACTTCAGCCATTAAATGTGCCGACGAATGCCAAAAAGCATGTTTTCCTTCATCGTCGTTCCATGTATGTAGTTTTATTGTGGTATCAAAATTTATTGGACGCATTGCATCCCATATTTCGGCGTTCACAGAAACGGCAATAACTTCTTTTGCCAGCCTTGAACTTATACTTTTGGCTATATCTATTCCGTTTATTCCTGAAGGAAATTCCTTAATGTTTCCGTCAGGAAATGTTATTTTTATTAATTCGTTCATCTAAAAATTTTTAAAGCCGGCAAAGATATATATTTTCTGCTTCCAAAAGCAAAACAATTATTTTCTTTTTCTCCTTAATTTAAACCAGTTGAATATAAAAATGATTGCTGCGAAAATAAAGCCGAAAACAATTGATTTGAGTAAGTTTTCGTACAAGAAATATTCGATAATACCAAATACAGATCCGGCTAATAATGACAACAGAAGTAGGTTTTTATATTTACTACTCATAGCTCAATAAATAATGTGACAAATTAATAAAGTGAAAAATTACTGTATATTTACAGATTAGATTTTTTTAATCCGTGAATTTGTGGGCTTACTTATTTTTTGATAAATGCTTTCATTCCAGACAACTATTTTTTCTTTTCCGCTGGAAATTCGTAAAATATTTTACCCACAATTTTCCATCCTTCCTCAAATTTATATAATGATAAATAATCAATATATTTTAATTCTTTGCCAACATAAAATTCAATTTTGGCACTTGCAGCGGTTCCTGAGACATCTACATACAAAAATTTTATGGATACTCTATCTTCATCTTTTTTGGGTAGTTTGCCATTTTTTTTGTCAATTTTCATGTTTTCAATCCAATTATAAATAGGATAGTTCCACATAGAATTTCCTTGCCCTATTCCAATCAAACTAAAGCCCGGGTGAAATCCATTGCTTACAGCCTTTTCATCGCCATCGTTTATAAGTCCGTCAATGTATGCACTTTGAATAACTTTTTTGATTGCATCTTTTTCTTTTTCATCATTTTGTGCATTTACAATTATACAGGATGCAAACAGTAATACAGATAGTACAATAATTTTTTTCATGGTTTTAAATATTTTATTAAAAATTAAATAAAAATCCAAAGGTACGTTTTTAGTGTAGCTTTTTCGAGAAAATTATTGAGTAATCGTAATAAATTTATTGTATTCATAATCAATTTTTTAATATATCTGATGTCTTCGGCGTTTAGTTCAATCCCGATTTTTGATCGGGGCTCAGTAGTTTTTCGCTGTATTTATATTCTTAAGTGTTAGCCGCTGGCATTCATATTTTTAATCTTTTCTGCTATCAAATATATTCTTTCAGATTGAAATTCAAAATCATACATTGGTTGTCTTTGATTAATCTCAATAATTTTAAATCCATATTTATCAAGGTATCCTTTTAAATCATTTTGCGTGTATGTTCTGTAAAATACTGGAGTCTCGTTTTCATCAAAGTATCCATAGAAATCTCCTGCATGTACTGTAATTGCAATCTTTCCGTTTATTTTAATCATTTTATTAAAATCGGCAAATAATCCATTTAGTTTTTCATCTGGGATATGAATAATCGAATAAAAAGCATTTATCCCGTCAAAGGATTCTATCTCAAATTCCATCTCGGTCATATCCATTTGTCGAAAGTCAATCTTAGAAAATTTTTGCTTTGCAGTTTGAATACAATTTTTTGATAAATCAATGCTTGTTACGTTGAATCCCTTACCGCTAAAATATCTAGCTTGCTGAGCTGTTGAACAACATCCAATATCTAAAATATTTCCTTTTTGCTTAATCGATAAAATGAATCGGTCTAAAAAATCTTTGTCATAAGGTTTCTTAATCAACTCATCGGAATATTGGTTAAAGTAATCAAGATGTTCTTTATCATAGTAATCAGAACAAGAATTCTTAGCTTTCTCTATATCAATATTTTTATCCATTTATCATTTGTGTTAGGAGTTTCGTCCTGCTTGCGGCTAACATTGGTATAAACAGAAAATTCCGTTTATTTCTTTATTATTATTTTTTGTTTTAAATATCCATATCATCGAAAGGATTAGCAATATCATTGAACTTTGTGCTTAATACATGTGTGTATATTTCAGTTGTTTTAATTGGTTCATGCTCTAATATTGATTGACTTTGATATTCATTAATCTAAATTAAAAATCCATTGCAAAAATATAAGAATTCTGTTTGCTCGCAAAGTGTTTTTGTCTTTTAACTAGAATCCCAAGCCTGAGAGATTTCCTTCTGAGCATCAACTCAAATTTTCTTTTGCTGAATGAACCGCTAAGTACGAGACCCGTACGCTTAGTGGCACTTCGGCAGGCTCAGCAGAGCTGTGAGAGGTGCACTGGCGGCTATTTTGCCATCAGCCGCCTACTCGATTAGCTGGTGTTTTTCTATTAAATTTCTTTTCGTTCTAAATCTCCAAATATTTTAAAGTCATTTGTTCCTGGTTCAGAAATACAATACTCATTTTCTCGATACCAAGTGTAGGTTTTGTTTTTATTGTATTCACCAATCTCATTTAAATAATCAATCTTGGATTTATCCCTTTTTGCATTATTGTAAATTGTAAATGCTTTTATTGCA harbors:
- a CDS encoding universal stress protein, with protein sequence MKTKKKQILVLTDFSKISRYAVEHSALLAKIFDADLNILFVKNKTSAKISENISNIRAELHDYATDINNQFFVKTFYFALEGKLDETILQIAKKVDALFLIIGYNKNHISTQYNIETVGQIIKSSQQPVIVIKNKLSEKNFYKNVIIPLNFNCENKEKVSWANFFGKFNNAKIIIVQGKAKKPEQKQKSEIKRNEAIESLERNKVDYAIHSTKAKNKHIDFASLQQSKTLEADLCFFLLNQKQAILNSLFRANEIKLLKSEISTSLMFVK
- the lepB gene encoding signal peptidase I, whose amino-acid sequence is MKKTIRVIKFLLILLVLLILIRTFVVEIHKMDSKMMEKTIVEDELVYINKTKFGIRFPITLLSVPFFSNLYSPLIQLPYFRIPKFSGINHNHLIAFNTPGLNDLPIDKKPILVKRCVGLPGDNLQIQNKKVFINQKEIENPVNIQHNYRITTNGCDSMLFTTETIRKYGITQINLVAEIGVYDLPLTKKNAQKLKTEPYIMNLRKKEVIKGNGFNTIFPQSGYFHWNKDYFGAVSIPKKGATVSLNHKNIYLYKKIIEIYESNFFEIKQNKIFINNSETQTYTFKKNYYFVLDDNRDNANDSRHWGFLPEDHIIGGIF
- the lepB gene encoding signal peptidase I, encoding MNKRKSTITSKKKKFESANISDSSTAFFIDSLLLILILSVISYIAFPNFTFPGWLKLVVYIVSFFIYETFLLLFNKNTIGKSLRQMAVRSSSDNSNPISFLNIIIRTSTKFLLGIFSIILMLFSSKSTSGISNLLHNKLSGSTVVKIENEKYSKIAKNKWLKLGIALSIYLLWIVWLTNFWLMLGIPILFDIYVSKKINWAFWNKRNEKKKNVAVEWIDAIVFAVVAASIIRIFFIEAYTIPTPSMEKSLMVGDYLFVSKVSYGPKVPNSPVAFPFVHHTLPFTKHTKSFSEIVSWPYHRLAGFGKVERNDAVVFNYPEGDTVSTVFQSNQSYYSLLKEFGRKEVYRNEAKFGEIVYRPVDKRENYIKRCVAIPGDTLYIENGDVFINSELQENIANKQFMYYVYTNGSSISERNFSKIGIAKDDINIAGHGLYAIPLTEDKVQKIKSLSNVVKVEKYPLKKGKGDKDIFPLSKKYNWNVDFFGPLVIPKRGVTIDLDMNNLPLYKRLIDVYEENDLETKANKIFINGEEIDKYTFKMDYYWMMGDNRHNSADSRFWGFVPDDHIVGKAVFIWLSLDKDKSLFGGKIRWNRLFNSVN
- the dapB gene encoding 4-hydroxy-tetrahydrodipicolinate reductase, whose protein sequence is MNIAIIGYGKMGKEIEKLALERNHKIVAKIDFDNLNNLNKDIIKNSDVAIEFTNPKSAFDNYMKCFEANVPVVSGTTGWLSNYDKLKTFCIENEKTFFYASNFSLGVNIFFELNKKLAKIMDGFENYDVSIEETHHTEKLDAPSGTAITLANKIVSEIDRKKSWTSEGTEDNQINIKSFRLENVTGEHTIKYDSHVDSIQLKHEAKNRKGFALGAILAAEFTAGKTGIFGMEDLLKL
- the rplT gene encoding 50S ribosomal protein L20 → MPRSVNSVASKHRRKRILKKTKGYFGRRKNVWTVAKNAYEKGLQYAYRDRKTKKRNFRGLWIQRINAAARLHGLSYSEFMGKIHKNNVELSRKTLADLAMNHPKAFEAIVNLVK
- the rpmI gene encoding 50S ribosomal protein L35, whose protein sequence is MPKMKTLAGAKKRFSITGTGKIKRKHAYKSHILTKKSKKRKRNLTYFTIVDKADLNNIKQCLAMK
- a CDS encoding translation initiation factor IF-3: MAVKRFNRGQNRFPEQKSKFLINDKIKAPVVRIVGDNIDNPGIFSLREAIKIADDLDLDLVEISPKANPPVCKVIDYQKFLYQQKKKQKEIKAKTSKVTVKEIRFGPNTDEHDFNFKLKHAVKFLEEGSKVKAFVFFRGRSIVFKEQGEIILLRLAQELEEYGKVEQLPKLEGKKMIMFISPKAKKK
- the thrS gene encoding threonine--tRNA ligase, whose protein sequence is MNELIKITFPDGNIKEFPSGINGIDIAKSISSRLAKEVIAVSVNAEIWDAMRPINFDTTIKLHTWNDDEGKHAFWHSSAHLMAEVLEHYFPGVKLAIGPTIDRGFYYDVDLGENTISDNDFAKIENKMLELARQKQEYIRKEISKKEALDYFEEKGDEYKVELISELEDGTISLYTQGNFTDLCRGPHLPNTGFIKAVKLTSIAGAYWRGDENRKQLTRVYGISFPKKKFLDEYLVMLEEAKERDHRKIGKELELFTFSQNVGQGLPLWLPKGAMLRERLENFLKKAQKAHGYEPVICPHIGRKELYITSGHYEKYGKDSFQPISTPAEGEEFLLKPMNCPHHCELYKAKPHSYKELPIRYAEFGTVYRYEQSGELHGLTRVRGFTQDDAHIFCRPDQLKDEFIKVINIVLYIFKTLDFEDFTTQISLRDPNNSEKYIGSNSNWEKAEKAIMEACEEKGLNTVIEIGEAAFYGPKLDFMIKDALGRSWQLGTIQVDYNLPERFNLEYTGNDNQKHQPVMIHRAPFGSMERFVAVLIEHTKGKFPLWLTPEQFILLPISEKYNEYSKKVLEVLNNYDIRGIIDERNEKIGKKIRDSELRRIPYLLIVGENEEKSLTVSVRRQGEGVKGVFKIEEFAELIKTEVEKQLKPIED
- a CDS encoding class I SAM-dependent methyltransferase, which encodes MDKNIDIEKAKNSCSDYYDKEHLDYFNQYSDELIKKPYDKDFLDRFILSIKQKGNILDIGCCSTAQQARYFSGKGFNVTSIDLSKNCIQTAKQKFSKIDFRQMDMTEMEFEIESFDGINAFYSIIHIPDEKLNGLFADFNKMIKINGKIAITVHAGDFYGYFDENETPVFYRTYTQNDLKGYLDKYGFKIIEINQRQPMYDFEFQSERIYLIAEKIKNMNASG